The proteins below come from a single Tachysurus fulvidraco isolate hzauxx_2018 chromosome 13, HZAU_PFXX_2.0, whole genome shotgun sequence genomic window:
- the dnaja2b gene encoding dnaJ homolog subfamily A member 2b has translation MANVADTKLYDLLGVSPSATENELKKAYRKLAKEYHPDKNPNAGDKFKEISFAYEVLTNPEKKELYDRYGEQGLREGGGGGAGMEDIFSHIFGGGLFGFMGGQSSRNRNGGRQRGEDMVHPLKVSLEDLYNGKTTKLQLSKNVLCSSCNGQGGKTGAVQKCTACRGRGMRIMIRQLAPGMVQQMQTVCSDCNGEGEVISERDRCKQCEGRKVCKEVKTLEVHVDKGMRHGQKITFSGEADQSPNTEPGDIILVLQEKEHEEFRREGNDLHVCQTIGLVEALCGFQLTLTHLDGRHLLIKYPAGKVIEPGAVRVVRGEGMPQYRNPFEKGDLYIKFDVRFPDNGWLSTEKLTELEYLLPSRDEDTVISADSEEVDLQEFDVSQGSSGGQRREAYNDSSDEEGGPHGPGVQCAHQ, from the exons ATGGCGAACGTAGCGGACACCAAACTCTATGACCTCCTCGGTGTTTCTCCTTCGGCTACCGAGAACGAGCTGAAAAAG GCGTATCGCAAACTGGCAAAAGAGTATCACCCTGATAAGAATCCCAACGCAGGAGACAAG tttaAGGAGATCAGCTTTGCATATGAGGTGTTGACTAACCCTGAGAAGAAGGAGCTGTATGACCGTTATGGAGAACAGGGCCTGCGTGAGGGTGGTGGCGGTGGAGCTGGGATGGAGGACATTTTCTCGCACATCTTCGGCGGAGGTCTGTTTGGGTTCATGGGTGGTCAGAGCAGCAGGAACCGAAACGGGGGACGACAGAGGGGAGAGGACATGGTGCATCCACTCAA GGTGTCTTTAGAAGATCTTTACAATGGCAAAACCACCAAACTTCAGCTGAGTAAGAATGTCCTGTGTAGCTCCTGCAAtgg tcaggggGGAAAGACGGGTGCAGTGCAGAAGTGTACTGCGTGCAGAGGCAGAGGGATGAGGATCATGATCAGACAACTGGCTCCTGGTATGGTCCAACAAATGCAGACGGTGTGTAGCGACTGCAACGGGGAAG GTGAGGTAATCAGCGAGAGAGACcggtgcaaacagtgtgagggCCGTAAGGTGTGTAAGGAGGTGAAGACATTGGAGGTGCATGTGGATAAGGGAATGAGACACGGGCAGAAGATTACGTTCAGCGGAGAAGCGGATCAGTCTCCCAACACCGAGCCTGGAGATATTATACTGGTGCTGCAGGAAAAGGAACATGAG gagttcCGCAGGGAGGGTAACGACCTGCACGTGTGTCAGACTATTGGCCTGGTGGAGGCGCTGTGCGGCTTCcagctcactctcacacaccttgATGGGCGACACCTCCTCATCAAATACCCTGCTGGAAAGGTCATCGAgccag GTGCTGTACGGGTGGTGCGTGGAGAGGGGATGCCGCAGTACAGGAACCCGTTTGAGAAAGGAGATCTCTACATCAAGTTCGACGTCAGGTTTCCAGATAACGGCTGGCTCAGTACTGAGAAGCTAACT gaactGGAGTATCTGTTACCGTCGCGTGATGAGGACACAGTCATCTCGGCTGACTCCGAAGAGGTCGACCTGCAGGAGTTCGACGTGAGTCAGGGGTCATCTGGAGGTCAACGGCGTGAAGCTTATAACGACAGCTCAGACGAGGAGGGCGGTCCACATGGGCCGGGTGTGCAGTGCGCCCACCAGTAA
- the ppp6r2b gene encoding serine/threonine-protein phosphatase 6 regulatory subunit 2 → MFWKFDLHTASQVDKLLEKEDVTLTELLDEDDVLQECKAQNQRLLLFLTRDSCLQELIRLIVHEPPSDREEKLRYKYANTACELLTCDVSVINDKVGGDDSLLNGLYSFLEQDPPLNPLLASFFSKTFGSLIIRKAEQTISFLRKKEGFLALVLKHMDASAMMDFLLRLISCVEPVQLRHDVLTWLDEEKLIQKLTGLIHPHTDNERQSNVSQALCDIIRIGRDQVGLQEPTEPDPLLTTLELQQSVETLLKNMFEGEKSEVCIVYGTQVLLALLETRKSGVELIDPASQSLDQLYSVNNSILLGIEPNLKHYCHLLLNPPKTCSMLTTLGVLEEPFGNARLHACRLMAALLNTRAPRIHQELCRLDMINLLLDLFFKFTWNNFLHVQVEQCVSAILNQTAPDGVVEDSPEPKGLEPTAPAPHADVAMFSHHDLLTHLFQTCRLLQRILDGWEENDRTQSEGGMRRGYMGHLTRIANAVVQSVEKGAAQSHITQLINALPEDYAERWQKFVDETLAETNKRNAVDLVFSDYQIQQMTANFVDQFGFNDDEFGEHDDGINAAFNRIGGIKCNLVDEGPSTGMFQSCTKEKIRPFDDADEEEDIWEDKEINYATQVKSRTRFGVTPTLRSDVEGGALRRLGSPDLECFPDCRQILDNNRSEDGDKDSSLPQSPGWVASFEDDFNFKADFAGVAIDSGSGVWGGATVPLNDSEDKGWATFTDFQPFCCSDSGARCSSPVDSENSEKQDQDKGARGSAACVWSVCGARKAPLVASDSSSSGSDSEDEEERSDSTGDKENVTDSKTEKTLFNRDADAKPSGVVAEPPPSAEQKAD, encoded by the exons ATGTTCTGGAAGTTTGACCTCCACACGGCGTCTCAGGTGGACAAGCTGCTGGAGAAGGAAGACGTGACGCTGACGGAGCTGCTGGACGAAGACGATGTGCTGCAGGAGTGTAAAGCTCAGAACCAGcgcctcctcctcttcctcactcgAGACAGCTGCTTACAGGAGCTCATCCGCCTCATCGTACACGAGCCCCCGAGCGACCGCGAGGAGAAACTGCGCTACAA gTATGCCAACACGGCCTGCGAGCTGCTCACATGTGACGTCTCGGTCATTAACGATAAAGTGGgtggagacgattctctcctgAACGGACTTTACAGCTTCCTGGAGCAAGATCCGCCTCTGAACCCGCTCCTCGCCTCCTTCTTCAGCAAGACCTTCGGCAGCCTGATCATCCGGAAAGCCGAGCAG ACGATCAGTTTCCTGAGGAAGAAGGAGGGATTTCTAGCGCTGGTGTTGAAGCACATGGACGCGTCGGCCATGATGGACTTCCTGCTGCGTCTCATCAGCTGTGTGGAACCGGTTCAGCTCAGACACGACGTCCTCACT tgGCTGGATGAAGAGAAGCTTATTCAGAAACTGACTGGATTAATTCACCCTCACACTGATAATGAG agACAGTCAAATGTCTCTCAGGCTCTGTGTGATATCATCCGCATTGGTCGTGATCAGGTTGGACTACAGGAGCCAACAGAGCCTGACCCCCTGCTGACCACACTggagct acagcaGAGTGTGGAAACTCTGTTAAAGAACATGTTTGAGGGAGAGAAGAGTGAAGTCTGCATCGTTTATGGAACTCAAGTTTTGCTTGCTTTATTGGAGACTCGTAAATCAGg ggtgGAGTTGATAGATCCAGCATCTCAGTCCCTGGATCAGTTGTATTCTGTAAACAACAGCATCTTACTGGGCATTGAGCCGAATCTGAAGCACTACTGCCATCTGCTGCTCAATCCACCGAag ACGTGCAGCATGTTGACGACTCTCGGGGTTTTGGAGGAGCCTTTTGGGAACGCTCGACTTCACGCCTGCAGGCTGATGGCTGCTCTGCTCAACACCCGCGCTCCCAGAATACACCAGGAGCTCTGCCGCCTCGACATGATCAACCTGCTCCTG GACCTGTTTTTTAAATTCACCTGGAACAATTTCCTCCATGTTCaagtggagcagtgtgtgtcgGCCATCCTCAATCAGACGGCACCAGACGGGGTGGTGGAGGACAGTCCGGAGCCGAAAGGACTCGAACCCACGGCACCCGCTCCACATGCAGATGTAGCCATGTTCTCACACCATGATCTACTCACACAT ctGTTTCAGACCTGCAGGCTGCTACAGCGGATTCTCGACGGCTGGGAGGAGAACGATAGAACACA gtctgaGGGTGGCATGAGGAGGGGTTACATGGGGCATCTAACCCGGATAGCGAATGCGGTGGTCCAGAGTGTGGAGAAAGGAGCTGCACAGAGTCACATCACACAGCTAATAAACG ctctACCTGAGGATTATGCAGAACGTTGGCAGAAATTTGTGGATGAAACTTTAGCAGAAACCAACAAGAGGAACGCAGTGGATCTG gtcttTTCTGACTACCAGATCCAGCAGATGACGGCGAACTTTGTTGACCAGTTTGGATTTAATGATGATGAGTTTGGAGAACACGATGATGGGATCAA tgcaGCGTTCAATCGAATTGGAGGAATTAAATGTAATCTGGTGGATGAAGGC ccGAGCACAGGGATGTTTCAGTCCTGCACTAAGGAGAAAATCCGTCCGTTTGATGATGCTGATGAGGAAGAGGACATTTGGGAGGACAAAGAAATCAACTATGCAACTCAAGTGAAATCTAGAACCAG GTTCGGAGTGACGCCGACGCTGAGGAGCGATGTGGAGGGCGGGGCTCTGAGGCGCTTGGGGTCACCTGACCTGGAGTGTTTTCCTGACTGCAGACAGATTCTGGATAACAACAGGAGTGAAGATGGAGACAAGGACAGCAGCCTTCCACAGA GTCCAGGTTGGGTGGCGAGTTTTGAGGATGATTTTAACTTTAAGGCAGACTTTGCGGGCGTGGCCATCGACAGCGGGTCCGgcgtgtggggcggagctacgGTCCCTCTAAACGACAGCGAGGATAAAGGCTGGGCCACGTTTACAGACTTCCAGCCCTTCTGCTG CTCAGACTCTGGAGCTCGCTGCAGTTCTCCTGTTGACTCGGAGAACTCTGAGAAACAGGACCAGGATAAAGGCG CTAGGGGATCTGCAgcatgtgtgtggagtgtgtgtggagcaaGGAAAGCTCCTCTGGTGGCATCAGACAGCAGCTCCAGCGGCTCTGAcagtgaggatgaggaagagagGAGCGACAGCACCGGTGACAAGGAGAACGTTACAGACAGCAAAACTGAGAAAACACTCTTTAAccg